In Rhodamnia argentea isolate NSW1041297 chromosome 4, ASM2092103v1, whole genome shotgun sequence, the following proteins share a genomic window:
- the LOC115736175 gene encoding pentatricopeptide repeat-containing protein At5g01110 — MPIRRPLLRKPPNSHSLLRRDHLPRPNPCLIRGISTLQTSELAPAASEQSAPSTSMSDSLLAEKILLSLKQGNIRDRRNYLSRLNPSTVVEVFRRHRDNLHLALKFVDLVSLNHPGFKHSPKSLSAMVHVLVRGRRSSDAQGLILRMVRKSGVSRAEIVDSLIDASRDGGSGCAVFSLLIRTYVQARKLREGAEAFRLLSSKGIRVLIGACNGLLGGLVKAGWVDLAWEIYGEVVRSGVQVDVYTLNIMVNALCKDGKMDEVKSFLLDLEEKGVFPDLVTYNTLINARCREGLVKEAFELVNSMLEKGMKPGLYTYNALINGFCRNGEYTRAREILDEMSEKGVSPDNSSFNTLLVEIGRKGNAVEAEKIFEEMSLRGVLPDLVSYSSIIGVLLRSHNLDRALMYFRRMKSAGLVPDGVIYTVLIDWYCKNGLVSEALRLRDEMLEQGCFVDVVTFNTILNGLCKDKMLVEADRLFHEMEERGVFPDFCTFTTLINGHCKDGNMNKAMSLFETMSQKNLKPDIVAYNTLIDGFCKVGEIEKAYQIWDDMINSGISPNHISYNILINGFCSAGAIAEALRLWDEMVKRGIRPSLIGCNTILKGFCRSGDVSKADEFFSKMVAKGILPDSITFNTLINGFVRKEDMDKAAELVNKMENMRLLPDIFTYNVILGGFCRQGRMQEAELVLRRMINRGVNPDRSIYSALINGYVSKDDLKEAFRFHDEMLQKGFVPDDNF, encoded by the coding sequence ATGCCCATTCGACGGCCGCTCCTCCGCAAACCGCCGAACAGCCACTCCCTTCTCCGACGGGATCACCTCCCTCGACCGAACCCATGTCTCATCCGCGGCATCTCCACCCTCCAAACCTCCGAGCTCGCCCCCGCTGCCTCGGAGCAGTCAGCTCCCTCGACCTCCATGTCGGACTCTCTCCTGGCGGAGAAGATCCTCCTCAGCCTAAAGCAAGGTAACATCAGGGACCGTCGAAACTACTTGTCTCGCTTGAACCCGTCGACCGTGGTCGAGGTGTTTCGGCGGCACCGCGATAATCTCCACTTGGCCCTGAAGTTTGTCGACTTAGTTTCGCTCAACCACCCTGGTTTCAAGCACTCGCCCAAGTCTTTGAGCGCGATGGTCCACGTGTTGGTTCGCGGCAGGAGGTCGTCGGATGCGCAGGGTTTGATTCTCAGGATGGTTAGGAAGAGTGGCGTCTCGCGTGCGGAGATTGTCGATTCTTTGATCGATGCTTCCCGCGACGGTGGGTCGGGTTGCGCGGTGTTCAGTTTGTTGATTAGGACTTACGTGCAAGCTAGGAAGTTGAGAGAAGGAGCCGAGGCCTTTCGATTGTTGAGTAGTAAAGGGATTCGTGTTCTCATCGGTGCTTGTAATGGTCTCCTTGGCGGGCTTGTGAAGGCGGGGTGGGTTGATCTGGCGTGGGAAATTTATGGTGAAGTCGTTAGAAGTGGTGTTCAAGTAGATGTCTACACTCTTAACATAATGGTAAATGCATTGTGTAAAGATGGTAAGATGGACGAGGTTAAATCATTTCTACTGGACTTGGAGGAGAAGGGTGTTTTCCCAGATCTTGTTACTTATAATACTCTGATTAATGCTCGTTGTAGGGAGGGACTAGTGAAGGAAGCTTTCGAGTTGGTGAATTCAATGTTGGAGAAGGGCATGAAACCAGGCCTATACACCTATAATGCCCTTATCAATGGATTCTGTAGAAATGGAGAATACACTAGAGCTAGAGAAATTCTGGATGAGATGTCAGAAAAAGGTGTGAGCCCTGACAATTCCAGTTTCAATACCCTGCTTGTTGAGATTGGTAGAAAAGGTAATGCTGTGGAGGCTGAAAAGATTTTCGAAGAAATGTCACTGCGAGGTGTGCTTCCTGATTTAGTTAGCTACAGTTCGATAATTGGGGTGCTTTTGAGAAGTCACAATCTTGACCGGGCTTTAATGTACTTTAGGCGCATGAAAAGTGCTGGGTTGGTGCCGGATGGTGTAATTTATACCGTCCTCATTGATTGGTACTGTAAAAATGGCTTAGTCTCAGAGGCTTTGAGGTTGCGGGATGAAATGCTGGAGCAAGGCTGCTTCGTGGATGTAGTTACATTTAATACTATATTGAACGGTTTGTGCAAAGACAAGATGCTTGTGGAGGCAGATCGGCTCTTTCATGAGATGGAAGAAAGGGGTGTGTTTCCTGATTTTTGTACATTCACTACACTAATTAATGGGCACTGTAAGGATGGGAATATGAACAAAGCAATGAGCTTGTTCGAGACAATGTCtcaaaaaaacctaaaacctgaCATTGTGGCATACAATACACTGATTGATGGTTTCTGCAAGGTGGGTGAAATAGAGAAGGCTTATCAAATATGGGACGATATGATCAATAGTGGCATAAGCCCAAACCACATTTCATACAACATTCTAATAAATGGTTTCTGTAGCGCGGGAGCTATTGCTGAGGCTTTGAGATTGTGGGATGAGATGGTTAAGAGGGGTATTCGACCTAGTCTCATCGGTTGCAACACTATATTAAAAGGTTTTTGCCGGTCTGGGGATGTATCCAAGGCAGACGAGTTCTTCAGCAAAATGGTTGCGAAAGGAATTCTTCCGGATAGCATTACTTTCAACACTTTGATCAATGGATTTGTGAGAAAAGAGGACATGGATAAAGCTGCTGAACTGGTTAATAAAATGGAGAACATGAGACTGTTGCCTGATATATTTACGTACAATGTCATTTTGGGTGGTTTCTGTAGGCAAGGCAGGATGCAAGAAGCTGAGCTGGTATTGAGAAGGATGATTAATAGAGGTGTGAATCCCGATAGATCTATATATTCAGCGTTGATAAACGGCTATGTTAGCAAGGATGACTTGAAGGAAGCATTTCGGTTCCATGATGAAATGCTGCAGAAGGGATTTGTACCAGATGATAATTTCTAG